The DNA window GCACATTTATGAAAGCCAAAGAGAAAGGGTAAAAGAGGCCAGAAAAGAGAGGGAGCAAAGGGTTATCTCTCGTGAAACCGCACACTGTTCCAATTCCACGCAACAAGGATTGTTCGGACATTACCGTTGGCCCAAAATATCTTGCACTTCATAAATCACCAGATCGCAACACACACAAAATGCCTCCTCCCATGATTTTGGTCATATCTCGCAGCGCAGCATCAACATGCAATGTCATATTGTAACTGACCCACCACCTGCGATGTtcccccccccaaaacaaCAATAGTCTTGTTTGCAAAGAAGCACAACAACTAATTGTTGCAATTGTTTGTTGTACTTCGTGCCAACGAAATGCTTGACTTCATTTAGGATGATTTATCAATGGGGAGTCGCAGCATTTCGAAGGGAAGAGCGCAACATCACCACATTACCCACATGTTCCAACCGACTTCTCATTTTGTTATCAAGCgcttgttgattgattgagttACTATGTGATACTTTATCTGCAATGACACGTGCTGACCTTGTAGGTACTACACTGAAGGGCACAGAAACGTTCGTTTCGAAGATCACGGCGACGAACTACTGCAGCTGAGCGCCTCGAAGCATCAGAGCGAGTCACCGATACGTCTCCATTGCTTCCGTAACAGCCGTACCCTCTGCACTAGAAGAAGACGGTCGTTGCACTTGTGCCAACCTCGGTAGACACGTCATTAAATCGCGAAAGATCAGGTTCAGCCTTAAATCTATCTACCAACCCCTCGAGGTCATCTGCGCCTTACGATTGTTAATTCCTTGAATCCCCCACAAATCACCGTGCAAGGCTCGTCACGAGGACATCGGATTATCGCAATGGCAGACATGGACCTTGAACATTCAGGATTGCAGGAAGTAGCAAATGCTATGCGGGAAGAGAATGCTAATATGAGCAACACTGCACAAAAGCGGAAGCGGGACTCCGAATCAGCTGATGACACGAGGCGCCTTAACAACAAGCGTGTTTCCCCGAATTCTGTCAATGACTCCGGTGACCAATCGATGGTCAATCAGCAGATCGGTGATGTAGAAGCCCTGCAAAACTATGCCAACCTCCAAcacaatcaacaaattcaTCCCGATCATCAAAATGGTGCCGCAGATCATGCTAACGCCTCATCTACTGCCGCTGCGGCACTTGCTGGAATCTATCCAACCATGACAATTCCACAACCAACAGATGTCTCTTTTGCTTCGCAAGCCTCCGAGAACGATCGTCACCAGGATTCGTCTTTTATGGATAATAGCCAGCAACCCGACAATAGCTTCATGGACAATTCGCAACAGCAACATCAGTCTCAAAGTCGAAGTTCTGGTTCAAAACCTGTTGTCGGATCCGATGAATGGCACAAGGTCCGAAAGGACAATCACAAAGAAGGTAAATCTATTCTATGCGTTCTACATttaaatttcttatattgataatttttCTAGTTGAGAGACGTCGCCGAGAAACCATCAATGAAGGTATCAACGAGTTAGCGAAGATTGTACCCGGATGTGAGAAAAACAAGGGATCTATTCTACAAAGAGCTGTTCAATTTATCACCCAGCTTAAGGAGAATGAGACTCAAAACATTGAGAAATGGACACTGGAGAAGCTTCTCACTGAACAGGCCATTGCGGAACTCAGTGCTAGCAATGACAAGTTGAAGACAGAATGTGAAAGAGCATGGCGTGAAGTTGAGACGTGGAAGAAGACATGTCAAAGTGCTGGCCTAGCACCCAAAAAGGAAGATGCTGGTGCTTCGGATAAttagatgatgatggagtCTTGAGAATATTGGGCGGTCTTCTCCTACATTGTTGGTCCCAACGCGATAAGATGATACCCTTTAAAGACAATGTTTTCGAGCCTTTGTGTATCGACTTATCACTTTTCATTGTTTCTCTGGGAGAAGTAGGGATTTTGGAGATGGTCAGGTAgcttttttgcttttatgGTCCCTCTTGTTTTCATGCGGGACCGGTTGGAGGAATGGTCTTGAGTGGAAAATTCAGGAATCGCATTTTCCCccttattcttttattcatGGCGTTTGAGATGATTCTTCTTATCTAGCTTCTTGTTCAATAACCGAATTCaaactttcatttcatctcacaTGCGGCATTCTGCAGAGGGAAAGCTACAGGTACATAATTTTGCCCCACTACAGCACTTGACATCCTTACTTATCTATGGAGATCCAAGACGGTgatatgcatgcatgcaggAGAGTTTCTAGATTTTTGCTTGAAGCTCCCGATGATTTGTGACTTGCATTAATCCAACAGAATGATCACGCCGagtatagatagatactgGGATACATACCACGACGCCCACTCCGTCCGTCACCTTTATCATGAATCTCCAAGCCCACGGATTGACCGGAAGCGGCAGTTTTATCTAGATAGGAGTAGCCATGAATTTTATGTGCTGAAATAGATCTGATGTGATAGGCACAGATGTAAGGTCACGCTCCAATGACGTCTATCTAGGTGGCTAGGGAGTTCCTTATCACAAAAAGGAGTTGATCGAAGATGTTGACtaaagaaagagatggagagaattTATTGCATTGATACGTAGCATTATCCTGTCCTGTGCCATCTCTTCgcactttttctttttccttctgcTCGTGTCGCTCTGCTTTGCTTTGTAAGgttaatcaataattatgCTCAAGGTCAAGGGAATCGGATTGAACGCACCCGTCATAGCTTAAATCCGTACCTATCTACCAAATAATTATAAGTTAGTTCCATTGTGGTCGGTCCCGTACTGTAAACTCGTACCCCATCAGACAAAAATCCGTCCAAAACCTCTGCCACTTCCATCATTTATTCGGTCATTGTGCTACAGAACGAATGAACTGTTCTTCCATACGCCCATATCTCTAGTTCTGAAAACCTCTATCGTCTATCGAAGGAGGGATTCAGTACACAAAGTACCACTACCACATATCGGTCATGGTCGTTAGCTCATCGCAGAGCATCCTCAAGACAGGCTCCTTCTCTGGCTTTCGCGCATTGCAGGAGCAGCTTGGTAGTGGATATCTCGCCGCAGACACATCGAGATCGCAACCGTTATGCGGTAACAAGGAGGGATGGGGTCCATTGAGTCCTCATCGCTATGACTTCACACCGTGTTTTATGGATGTTTGGGTGAGCTCTGTCGCGGCCTTTGGAATCCTAGGAGGTGCTATCGCTATATGGTGGCTCGTAAGAAGGAAGACTACGGCAGAAGTAAAGAAAAACTGGCATTTTTGGCTCAAGCAGGTATGATTCTCACGAGTGattgaaagaaacaaaattgATGGAAAAATGCTTATCCAACATTGCACAGGCCGTTATAATAGGAATCGCAACCTCAGTCGCAGTACAACTCGTTATACAGATACTTAACTACCCTGATGTGTGGGCGGGCGATTTTAGATTCTGGACCAGTCTTCTACAGATCGCATCCCTTGGTGTCATTTTTACCATTCAATGGCTCGAACATACCCGGCTACGCAATCCAAACGGCGTTGTACTCTTTTACTGGCTCCTTCTCAACATCGCATACGCAGTCAAGCTCCGATCGTTGATATCCCAACAAATCTACCACGAGCACCTTCCATACTTCATCGCATACTgtgttggatttgggttATCGTTGATTGAATTTGGCTTGGAGTGGCTTGTGCCAAAGAAGCAGAGCGTATATTCGGCattggaagatgaagatgaatgtCCTGTCGAATATGCCACTGTATTTTCGATCCTCACATTTGGTTGGATGACTCCAATGATGAAACAGGGTTATAAGAAATACTTGACAGAGGATGATCTATGGAATTTGGCAAAAAGGGATACCACCAAGTCATGTAGCGAGACATTTCAGGAGGCCTGGGATTATGAAATCGAACACAAAAAAGCCCCATCTCTTTGGATGGCTATCTTCAGATCTTTCAGTGGGCCATATTTCCGTGGCGCTCTTTTCAAGACTGTCAGCGATTCGCTCGCCTTCATACAACCGCAACTTTTGAAGCTATTGATCAAATGGGTCAAGTCACGTACGACCGATGAACCACAGCCTGTAATTCGAGGAGCAGCTATCGCTTTGGGCAtgttttctgtttctgtAGGACAAACCATGGCTTTGCATCAATACTTCCAGAGAGCCTTTGAAACTGGTATGCGTATTAAGACCGCCTTGACAGCAGCAATTTACGGGAAATCACTTAAGCTATCGAACGAAGGACGAGCTAGCAAGTCTACTGGAGATATTGTCAACTACATGGCTGTTGACACCCAAAGACTTCAAGATCTTACTCAATACGGTCAACAATTATGGTCAGCTccatatcaaataattctcTGCATGGTATCTTTATATCAGTTAGTCGGGTTATCAATGTTAGCTGGTGTCGCTGCTATGCTTCTAATGATTCCAATCAATGGCCTCATCGCTCGCCTAATGAAAAAGTTACAACAGGAGCAAATGAAGAATAAGGATTCTCGAACAAGATTGATCGCGGAAATTATCAACAATATGAAGAGTATTAAGCTCTATGCCTGGAGCTCTGCTTTCATGGCCAAGTTAAACTTTGTCAGAAATGACCAGGAACTTAAAACTCTACGAAAGATTGGTGCTGCCCAATCAGTTGCCAATTTTACCTGGTCTACCACACCATTTTTGGTGTCTTGTTCGACATTCGCTGTTTTTGTGTTGACTACCAACAGTCCACTAACCACTGATATTGTGTTCCCTACTTTAACTTTGCTTAATTTATTAACATTCCCGTTGGCAATTCTTCCTATGGTCATTACCTCCATCATTGAAGCTTCCGTTGCTGTCAAGCGTTTGACATCATTCTTCACAGCCGAAGAGTTACAACCTGACGCGGTAATTTTGAAGGGTCCTATTGAGGAGGACGGTGAAGAGTCTTTGACTATCAGAGATGCTACCTTTACTTGGGACAGAAACTCTGACCGCAATGTCCTGcaagatattcatttctcTGCACATAAGGGAGAACTTACTTGTATCGTTGGTCGAGTCGGAGCAGGAAAGTCGTCTTTCTTACAAGCACTTCTTGGTGATCTTTGGAAAGTTAAAGGCCAGGTAATCGTTCACGGAAAAACAGCTTATGTAGCGCAACAACCATGGGTTATGAATGCTAGCGTCAAGGAAAACATCCTATTCGGTCACCGTTTTGATCCTACCTTTTATGATAAAACTGTCAAGGCCTGCGCACTTTCGGAGGATTTTGCTCAATTGCCAGATGGTGATGAAACTGAGGTCGGAGAGCGTGGTATTTCCTTGAGTGGAGGTCAAAAAGCACGATTGACTTTGGCAAGGGCAGTCTACGCTAGAGCTGATGTGTATCTATTAGACGATTGTTTATCTGCTGTTGATCAACATGTTGGCAGACACTTAATCGATAATGTCTTTGGTTCAACCGGATTACTCAGTGGAAAGACTAGAGTCCTTGCCACAAACTCTATTCCCGTTCTCAAAGAGGCGAACCTCATCTGCTTGATTCGAGATACTAAAATTATCGAACGCGGTACATATGATCAGGCCATTGCtagaagaggagagattgCAAATCTGATTAACACATCCGAAAACAAGGATGTGTCCACAGATTCTGAAACCACCGAAACTAGCGATTCTTCAACAATACTTGACTTTGAGCAGCcaggagaagaggaagaaaaggacGAAGCTGAAGAAGCCCAAGAACATTTGACACAACTTCAACCCATTAGACCTGGGGGATCAGGTGttaagaagaggaagggtAGCTCTAATACGTTGAGACGTGCCAGTACAGCAACTTTCAGGGGTCCAAGAGGCAAACTAcgtgatgaagaagatggttcGAAATCTAAGCAAGGCAAAGAACATTCTGAACAAGGAAAAGTGAAATGGGATGGTAGGCATATATGAATTCACAACCACTGCATGAAGTACTAACTTTGATTAGTGTATGCTGAATATGCTAAGACTAGTAATCTTGCTGCCGTCTTGATCTATTTGACTATGTTGGTTGGCGCACAAACGGCACAGATCAGTAGGTTTACTTCATTTGTCTTGCACACAAATCCATTTACTGACTTTTCACAGGTGGCAGTGTATGGCTTAAAAGCTGGGCCGAGGCCAATGACAAACTTGGCATCAACCGAGATGTCGGCAAGTACATTGGTGTATACTTTGCCTTTGGTATTGGATCTGCCGCTCTCGTGGTTGTCCAAACCTTGATCTTGTGGATATTCTGTTCTATCGAGGTAAGGTTGCCCGACCAGGAAGCGGGTTCTCGCATTATGCAAAGTAGCCACAAAAGCTAACCTAGCACCTCTCAGGCATCTAGGAAACTTCATGAGCGTATGGCATTTGCCATTTTCCGATCTCCAATGTCCTTCTTCGAAACTACTCCCGCAGGTCGTATTCTCAATCGCTTTTCGAGGTATGTAGTGGGCAACcgttttatcttttttatttttctctgTCGCGGAATATTTTCGATTGGCACCATCTATCGGCACCTCTTTTCAGAGTTTTATGGTTCTCCTTGAGCCTGCTAGTTGCCCTATCACCCCGCTTTTCTCAGTATAGTGCACATGTGGTTCTATCAATGTCCTGGCTTTCTGTGTTTCTTTCATTGCAGTGTTCCATTCGTACCCGAGATCGGATCTGCCAAGACTACAAGCTAACAAGGTCATATTTAGTGATGTTTATCGGATAGATGAGGTAACTATGAAGTACAACCAGACATTTTGACATGTTCTAACCCGTGTTAGGTACTTGCGAGGACTTTTAACATGCTATTCGTCAACACAGCTCGGGCATTGTTTACCCTAGTCGTCATTTCTGTAGCAAGCCCACCTTTTATTGCCTTCATCTTCCCGCTGGCAGGCGTGTATTACTGGGTGCAGCGTTATTATCTCCGCACTTCCCGTGAGTTGAAGCGCTTGGATAGTGTCAGCCGAAGTCCAATTTACGCCCATTTCCAGGAATCTCTTGGAGGAATCGGCACCATCCGAGCTTATCGGTAAGGACTATGGACAGAAATTCTCATCTGCGTAATCCACCATCTCGGTTTTCGAAACTTGAGACTTCGGAAACGGAGATTATTCAAGACATTCAGGATACTAATTTGTCGGTGCTTTAGTCAACAAAAACGATtcacacaagaaaatgaatggaGAGTTGACGCTAATTTGAGAGCTTACTTTCCATCTATCAATAGCAATCGGTATGTCATGTAACCCTTCATAATCGTGTTTTCCAATCCAACCTCTGTGGTACGCCCGCCACACGTGATTGGCTGTTTAAATCAAAGTGAAACTTGTTCCCCATAGATCGCATCACCAAGCACAGACCAATTGCTTGGTGTTCGAGAACATCTGGGATATTACATTAAACTGACATCATTCATCTGCAGATGGCTTGCTGTAAGACTCGAATTCCTCGGATCGATTATCATCTTAGCCGCCGCCGGATTGTCTATCGCGACTGTGGCTGCTGGACGTCCCCTATCTTCCGGTTTTGTCGGACTGGCAATGTCATATGCTCTTCAAATCACACAATCTTTAAATTGGATTGTTCGTCAAACGGTTGAAGTGGAAACAAATATCGTATCTGTCGAACGTGTCCTCGAGTATGCTAGATTACCAAGTGAAGCTCCAGAAGTGATTCACAGACATCGACCACCAATCAGTTGGCCTGCATCGGGCGGAGTGAACTTCAATAATTACAGCACACGATACCGTGAAGGCTTGGACCTCGTGCTCAAAAATGTCAACCTTGACATCAAGCCACACGAGAAGATTGGAGTAGTAGGTCGGACAGGTGCAGGAAAATCTAGTTTGACATTAGCCCTATTTCGGATCATCGAGCCGAGTGAGGGTAATATCAGCATTGATACATTGAATACGTCAACAATAGGGCTACTAGATCTAAGACGTCGACTAGCAATCATCCCACAAGATGCGGCTCTGTTCGAGGGTACAGTACGCGATAACCTTGATCCAGGTCATGTACATGATGATACAGAGTTGTGGAGCGTACTAGGTAAGTGTAACTCTAGACGAAGATACTCGGCGTTGTTTGTGAGATATGAGTGATCATATATTGCAAGCGGCGTGTAATACCGACACTTTCGCTAACCAATCTTCCTTATAGAACATGCAAGGTTAAAAGATCACGTCTCGACTATGAGTGGTGGATTGGAAGCTAAAATTCAAGAAGGGTTCGTGATACCATCTCCTTATCTTAAGCTGAACCCTTTTCCGCGGTCACCCTCCTATTTCCATGATTTTTCCTTTCGTCCTTTTTGCCAAACCTTTCACCACGTCACTGCCCAACGTCACAAACATTAAACATCACATGCCATTCTTTTGCGTTATCCTCCAGTTTTGATTTGCGATTTCTTATTCCATCGTTTAATCTCTCGCTCAAAGATCCCGTTTTTTCCgtacttttctttcctcttctcctaaTATCAATGAAACTGTTACCACATTTATCACAACACCATTTGCAACACAACCCTAATCTGAATTCCCAACATAAAAATCACACAATTTCATTCAGCCTGGTTTTCTAAGGACAGAGATAAGCTAACCACATCTTTTACCGGATATAGCGGATCCAATCTTTCTCAAGGCCAACGACAACTTGTCTCTCTTGCACGAGCACTCCTTGCTCCTTCTAATATTCTAGTATTAGATGAAGCCACCGCGGCGGTAGATGTGGAAACGGATGCACTATTGCAGACAACATTACGATCTCCACTTTTCGCAAAGAGAACAATCATTACGATTGCGCATCGCATTAATACAATTTTGGATAGTGATAGAATTGTAGTGTTGGAGCAGGGACAGGTTAAGGAATTTGATAGCCCTAAAAACCttatggagaagaggggtCTCTTTTGGAAGTTGGTCAGAGAAGCGGGACTGGAGGGGAGTGTGAGATAAATTAGGAGTAAGTGAGAGAATTTGTGGCCGAGTAAATAATTAAGGGAGAAGTGATGGGTTGAAAGAAGTCGGGAAAAAACTTAGGTCACctcttttcaaaagattagtcgaagattgaaattgcaCTATTGTTTTGCACATGGCTTAGGTACATTTCTTTGTCCTGTCTCGCATATTGGGTTTTaaggatggaaaggaaaatttTTATATGGTAAAATTGTAAAATGAAGAGTTGAGATGCAAGGGAAAATATTGGAGGGTGTTGACTGAGTGAATGCTTGTGGATAAAGGAGAGGGGAATCgtgtattgaaaattttgaatattatgaAACATTTTGGATGGGTTTTATCATGATGCATTCCCGGCTGGTGGTGATATATGTGTAAACCTAAGATGTGGCTGTAAGATCTGAATATACGTACATGTGTATCAGGGTGTGATCTCCCTTGAgctgatggtgatggtgatggtgatgatgatgatgaatttccAAAGGCATTTGGGCGCTTGTTCGGTATTCACATATCTAATGCATCAGATAAAGGTAAACGACATTAAACCCTTCAAAGTGCTTAGCTGCCAAAAAATATACCCAAGAAGTGTGGTAGTATGGGCGGGCATCATGGGTCCAAAAGTCGAGGTATAGTATAAGGCTCTTCAACCTAGGGCTAGATCGAGGGAGTGTAAGATCGAGGCATCTGAGCAACAGATGATGGCGTGGTTGCTGATGAAGGCAGTGTCTACTCGATAGCGAAAAGGAGACAATGGAGTTAAAGGAAGACAAGGCAATTAAGAGGGCAtggaggagatgggaatggaagaAATATAGTGATAATGAGACGGAAAGGAGGTAGTTTATGACTAGGGCCTAGACGGCACAGATTTGACGAGGTGTCGATACTAGGATAGATTGGATAAGGAGGGTTTGTAGTTACATGATATGTTAAAATACGGAATTCTGTTAGGACGAGATCAGATAAGATAACAATCGAGCTTCTTATACAGGTATCCCGTGAGGAAGCACTTGGATTGCGATGAGATGGAGGTGAAAGCCTCGGACTGGAGATGTTGGTCTCACAGGGCTTGTGGTGACAAGGACCTCGGACCATGATTTAATAGTTTACAAGCGCAGAGGATGATGTATAAAGAAGGAGATGTAGAAGTAAATGAAGAGCCGAGTCGAAGGAATTGAATCCAAAGTATgattaaatttgattataaaaatgaagttCGAAATGCAGATGGAACCTTTCGGTAAGTAGACACAGTCATGGCTCTTAATCTCTTCGGCCTGGTGAGATACTCATTGTCTGGGCTTGAAAGATTGGTAAACTAGAAGTCCAAGAGATACCGTTGAATCAATCCATATTGAATGTCATTATTTGTCAACTGATGTCAATTCAAAACATGCCTTCCTCCCCCTGCCATCACTTCGCCTAGACCACACATCGATCTCACTTCGCGACCGAGGGATCTCAAAGCATCAAGGTTAAGAGGAAGGAGATACCTCCGGTTTTCATAACAATAACTACTTCCAATCTGCACTTCTCGATCCGAAACTTCCACTTTGTAATCCGATTTTGAATCCCGTCATCTGTTTGGCCGGCTTGGTACGTGTGCATTGAGGGAGTCGCATCCATCATCTTTAATTCGTCGAATACAATCATTACCATTTACCATGTGAGAATTCAAGGAGCTATGAAGCAGTGACGAAGCTAGATTAAATGCATCGTCATGAAAAATCGCCCCCTCTCAGTAATGACTCGAAATCTCACATCGAATCCCTGACAAGGTAAAGAATGCCTGCCCACCTCGCGTAACACAACATATTGCATCGCATACTCCAAATCACATTGCGTAGCTTGCATGCTGCATGCTGCATTTACAGCGtgttatttttcttttgcatCCGGATAGTTGGGCATGAACTCAGGGTCCTCGTGGAAGCGGAGTTTGCTCCGAAGATATGATGTTCAAGTCAGTCTGGATGATTGGATGTGGAGCATCTGCAAAAGAGCTGCCTAGTGGAAATAGAGGGAGATGCTTGGATGAGATATATGGATGAACAAGATGCATTGGATGGCGGGGTAGTTGGAGCGTATATGTGGTATTCTGTGAGAGGTGAAGTGGTGGATGGTGAGGTAGTTGAGGGCTATGGGGATGTGGTGGAACATTGAATGGTGAGATGTGGCACTGGTGGTTTTGCAGCGGAGCAAACTGGGCATATGGATAGTATTCTAGCAAGTAGGCGAGGAAAAgtcttgaagaaaagattggGGGCTGAAAGCTGGTTGAGAGCGGGTGGAGAATATGCGGTGGTGCGTCCGGTTTCTCTCAGGTATGCAGAGCATGATTCtcaagattgaaaatttcataTATCGATACACAATGGATGCAGTGGTGGTACGAATCATGAAATGAGTCAGTATGCTATATGAGATGGAATTCGAATCATgcatgaaatattaaatgcGGAGGCTTCTCCTACTTCCAAACCAAAGAATGGATTAGGAGGAATACCAAAATCTTGGCGAACCGTCAAATGGTGAAATGTGGTAGGTATTGTATTGGCATAGTGATATAGTGATCTTGAAGAGAGATGGTGTGAAGAATCAGATTAGATGAGAAAGTGGCCGAATGAATTCAATCAACTGAAATGATGGCTGAAACGTTTGGTTGGGTAATGAGATAGATTTTAGGACGGTAGTAGATCGTGTGTTCTTTCATGGGCCGTAGTTGCCGTAGTTGCCGCTGTGTGATGTGTGCATTAGCCTCGGATAGACATTGGATGGTTGGTGAAGATAGCGAAACGGGAATAGGGGGTTATGTATACGGTGTTGGATTATGGGATAGATACGGCCAGGAAGATCTGCTAGTTGCGAATTTAtgcatagatagatattataaAGGGACATTACTGTGGAAGGTGCGATTCAGGATCTGGG is part of the Botrytis cinerea B05.10 chromosome 10, complete sequence genome and encodes:
- the Bccbf1 gene encoding Bccbf1, coding for MADMDLEHSGLQEVANAMREENANMSNTAQKRKRDSESADDTRRLNNKRVSPNSVNDSGDQSMVNQQIGDVEALQNYANLQHNQQIHPDHQNGAADHANASSTAAAALAGIYPTMTIPQPTDVSFASQASENDRHQDSSFMDNSQQPDNSFMDNSQQQHQSQSRSSGSKPVVGSDEWHKVRKDNHKEVERRRRETINEGINELAKIVPGCEKNKGSILQRAVQFITQLKENETQNIEKWTLEKLLTEQAIAELSASNDKLKTECERAWREVETWKKTCQSAGLAPKKEDAGASDN
- the Bcycf1 gene encoding Bcycf1, whose protein sequence is MVVSSSQSILKTGSFSGFRALQEQLGSGYLAADTSRSQPLCGNKEGWGPLSPHRYDFTPCFMDVWVSSVAAFGILGGAIAIWWLVRRKTTAEVKKNWHFWLKQAVIIGIATSVAVQLVIQILNYPDVWAGDFRFWTSLLQIASLGVIFTIQWLEHTRLRNPNGVVLFYWLLLNIAYAVKLRSLISQQIYHEHLPYFIAYCVGFGLSLIEFGLEWLVPKKQSVYSALEDEDECPVEYATVFSILTFGWMTPMMKQGYKKYLTEDDLWNLAKRDTTKSCSETFQEAWDYEIEHKKAPSLWMAIFRSFSGPYFRGALFKTVSDSLAFIQPQLLKLLIKWVKSRTTDEPQPVIRGAAIALGMFSVSVGQTMALHQYFQRAFETGMRIKTALTAAIYGKSLKLSNEGRASKSTGDIVNYMAVDTQRLQDLTQYGQQLWSAPYQIILCMVSLYQLVGLSMLAGVAAMLLMIPINGLIARLMKKLQQEQMKNKDSRTRLIAEIINNMKSIKLYAWSSAFMAKLNFVRNDQELKTLRKIGAAQSVANFTWSTTPFLVSCSTFAVFVLTTNSPLTTDIVFPTLTLLNLLTFPLAILPMVITSIIEASVAVKRLTSFFTAEELQPDAVILKGPIEEDGEESLTIRDATFTWDRNSDRNVLQDIHFSAHKGELTCIVGRVGAGKSSFLQALLGDLWKVKGQVIVHGKTAYVAQQPWVMNASVKENILFGHRFDPTFYDKTVKACALSEDFAQLPDGDETEVGERGISLSGGQKARLTLARAVYARADVYLLDDCLSAVDQHVGRHLIDNVFGSTGLLSGKTRVLATNSIPVLKEANLICLIRDTKIIERGTYDQAIARRGEIANLINTSENKDVSTDSETTETSDSSTILDFEQPGEEEEKDEAEEAQEHLTQLQPIRPGGSGVKKRKGSSNTLRRASTATFRGPRGKLRDEEDGSKSKQGKEHSEQGKVKWDVYAEYAKTSNLAAVLIYLTMLVGAQTAQISGSVWLKSWAEANDKLGINRDVGKYIGVYFAFGIGSAALVVVQTLILWIFCSIEASRKLHERMAFAIFRSPMSFFETTPAGRILNRFSSDVYRIDEVLARTFNMLFVNTARALFTLVVISVASPPFIAFIFPLAGVYYWVQRYYLRTSRELKRLDSVSRSPIYAHFQESLGGIGTIRAYRQQKRFTQENEWRVDANLRAYFPSINSNRWLAVRLEFLGSIIILAAAGLSIATVAAGRPLSSGFVGLAMSYALQITQSLNWIVRQTVEVETNIVSVERVLEYARLPSEAPEVIHRHRPPISWPASGGVNFNNYSTRYREGLDLVLKNVNLDIKPHEKIGVVGRTGAGKSSLTLALFRIIEPSEGNISIDTLNTSTIGLLDLRRRLAIIPQDAALFEGTVRDNLDPGHVHDDTELWSVLEHARLKDHVSTMSGGLEAKIQEGFVIPSPYLKLNPFPRSPSYFHDFSFRPFCQTFHHVTAQRHKH
- the Bcycf1 gene encoding Bcycf1, coding for MVVSSSQSILKTGSFSGFRALQEQLGSGYLAADTSRSQPLCGNKEGWGPLSPHRYDFTPCFMDVWVSSVAAFGILGGAIAIWWLVRRKTTAEVKKNWHFWLKQAVIIGIATSVAVQLVIQILNYPDVWAGDFRFWTSLLQIASLGVIFTIQWLEHTRLRNPNGVVLFYWLLLNIAYAVKLRSLISQQIYHEHLPYFIAYCVGFGLSLIEFGLEWLVPKKQSVYSALEDEDECPVEYATVFSILTFGWMTPMMKQGYKKYLTEDDLWNLAKRDTTKSCSETFQEAWDYEIEHKKAPSLWMAIFRSFSGPYFRGALFKTVSDSLAFIQPQLLKLLIKWVKSRTTDEPQPVIRGAAIALGMFSVSVGQTMALHQYFQRAFETGMRIKTALTAAIYGKSLKLSNEGRASKSTGDIVNYMAVDTQRLQDLTQYGQQLWSAPYQIILCMVSLYQLVGLSMLAGVAAMLLMIPINGLIARLMKKLQQEQMKNKDSRTRLIAEIINNMKSIKLYAWSSAFMAKLNFVRNDQELKTLRKIGAAQSVANFTWSTTPFLVSCSTFAVFVLTTNSPLTTDIVFPTLTLLNLLTFPLAILPMVITSIIEASVAVKRLTSFFTAEELQPDAVILKGPIEEDGEESLTIRDATFTWDRNSDRNVLQDIHFSAHKGELTCIVGRVGAGKSSFLQALLGDLWKVKGQVIVHGKTAYVAQQPWVMNASVKENILFGHRFDPTFYDKTVKACALSEDFAQLPDGDETEVGERGISLSGGQKARLTLARAVYARADVYLLDDCLSAVDQHVGRHLIDNVFGSTGLLSGKTRVLATNSIPVLKEANLICLIRDTKIIERGTYDQAIARRGEIANLINTSENKDVSTDSETTETSDSSTILDFEQPGEEEEKDEAEEAQEHLTQLQPIRPGGSGVKKRKGSSNTLRRASTATFRGPRGKLRDEEDGSKSKQGKEHSEQGKVKWDVYAEYAKTSNLAAVLIYLTMLVGAQTAQISGSVWLKSWAEANDKLGINRDVGKYIGVYFAFGIGSAALVVVQTLILWIFCSIEASRKLHERMAFAIFRSPMSFFETTPAGRILNRFSSDVYRIDEVLARTFNMLFVNTARALFTLVVISVASPPFIAFIFPLAGVYYWVQRYYLRTSRELKRLDSVSRSPIYAHFQESLGGIGTIRAYRQQKRFTQENEWRVDANLRAYFPSINSNRWLAVRLEFLGSIIILAAAGLSIATVAAGRPLSSGFVGLAMSYALQITQSLNWIVRQTVEVETNIVSVERVLEYARLPSEAPEVIHRHRPPISWPASGGVNFNNYSTRYREGLDLVLKNVNLDIKPHEKIGVVGRTGAGKSSLTLALFRIIEPSEGNISIDTLNTSTIGLLDLRRRLAIIPQDAALFEGTVRDNLDPGHVHDDTELWSVLEHARLKDHVSTMSGGLEAKIQEGGSNLSQGQRQLVSLARALLAPSNILVLDEATAAVDVETDALLQTTLRSPLFAKRTIITIAHRINTILDSDRIVVLEQGQVKEFDSPKNLMEKRGLFWKLVREAGLEGSVR